Below is a window of Sus scrofa isolate TJ Tabasco breed Duroc chromosome 3, Sscrofa11.1, whole genome shotgun sequence DNA.
CTAATTGTATTCAAGTATTTATTCTCTGAGTTGCAAATATCTCAGTAATTATAGAGTCAATCCCATGCCcccaatttttactttctttctgaggtttgtaatttatattatcctttttgctttttcggccacccagtggcacatggaattctcaggccagggatcaaatctgagctgcagttgtgacctacgctgcagctgcgggaggtgggatcctttaacccactgtgccaggcccggggattgagcctgcatctgcatcctggtgctgcagacacGGCACtgaccccactgcaccacagcaggaactctagttTATACTAACGTAAGAACAGAAAAGTTTCTTTGTTTCTCAAAAGTCAACTTTGAAGTTGACTCGATATATTCTCACCCAGCATGCAAGATACTCTCATCCAGAGGGCTGGGACTGAAATTTGGCAGGTCAAGCTTAGAAGCtgttattccattttctttaaaaaactgatgCTGTATGGAAGCCATCTCTAGTTAAAGTCCTGAGGATTGGTATCTATGTAATGTTGCATGAGAGCTGTTGACCTTTTGTAATGTAGATCGAGATTTGGTTTGTCATCTTACGGGAGAGCTACGTGACAcgtgtgtgtgtccttttctAGGAAGGAAGCAGGAGTTGAGGCACCAGTGATCCAgctgcagttttttttccttggttgttGCTCGTCCCACCTCCGTCCCCCTTCCATAGAGCTGCACGGCCTAACTTCTCTGACTGTTAATGACCTTAGCAGCTGATGTTTTAGCGGCATAAAGAAGTGATTAATCCAGCTGACATCATCTGTACCGTAACAactctgtcttctttcctccttaATAGGTGACAGAGCTGAATGAGCCACTGTCCAATGAAGAAAGAAACCTTCTCTCTGTGGCTTACAAGAATGTAGTCGGGGCGCGCCGTTCTTCCTGGAGGGTCATTAGTAGCATTGAGCAGAAGACCTCTGCAGATGGCAATGAGAAGAAGATAGAGATGGTCCGTGCTTACCGTGAAAAAATAGAGAAGGAGTTGGAGGCCGTATGTCAGGATGTGCTGAGCCTGCTGGATAACTACCTGATCAAGAATTGCAGCGAGACCCAGTATGAGAGCAAAGTGTTCTACCTGAAGATGAAAGGGGACTATTACCGCTACCTGGCCGAAGTAGCCACTGGAGAGAAGAGGGCGACCGTCGTGGAGTCGTCTGAGAAGGCCTATAGCGAAGCCCATGAGATCAGCAAGGAGCACATGCAGCCCACTCACCCCATTAGATTAGGCCTGGCCCTTAACTACTCCGTTTTCTACTATGAGATCCAGAACGCCCCGGAGCAAGCC
It encodes the following:
- the YWHAG gene encoding 14-3-3 protein gamma, translated to MVDREQLVQKARLAEQAERYDDMAAAMKNVTELNEPLSNEERNLLSVAYKNVVGARRSSWRVISSIEQKTSADGNEKKIEMVRAYREKIEKELEAVCQDVLSLLDNYLIKNCSETQYESKVFYLKMKGDYYRYLAEVATGEKRATVVESSEKAYSEAHEISKEHMQPTHPIRLGLALNYSVFYYEIQNAPEQACHLAKTAFDDAIAELDTLNEDSYKDSTLIMQLLRDNLTLWTSDQQDDDGGEGNN